The following are encoded together in the Etheostoma spectabile isolate EspeVRDwgs_2016 unplaced genomic scaffold, UIUC_Espe_1.0 scaffold325, whole genome shotgun sequence genome:
- the tacr1b gene encoding tachykinin receptor 1b, translated as MDPLYNATDFNASTGTNGSGTGGGDGFNQFVQPAWQITLWAVAYCSIVAVSVLGNTVVVWIILAHKRMRTVTNYFLVNLALAEAAMSAFNTVINFTYAVHNEWYFGSDYCRFHNFFPIAAIFASIYSMTAIALDRYMAIIRPLQQRLTSTQTCVVISVIWILALLLAYPQYYFSSTALLPGRTVCYIDWPEDTAVDFRKIYYVCVTLLIYFLPLCIMGCAYTIVGVTLWASEIPGDSTEHYKKQMTAKRKVVKMMIVVVCTFAGCWLPYHIYFLLHQFFPDLFEQRYIQQVYLAVMWLAMSSTMYNPIIYYCLNSR; from the exons ATGGATCCTCTCTACAACGCGACGGATTTTAACGCGTCCACCGGGACCAACGGCTCCGGTACCGGCGGCGGAGACGGCTTCAACCAGTTCGTGCAGCCCGCGTGGCAGATCACTCTCTGGGCTGTGGCTTACTGCAGCATCGTCGCGGTGTCGGTGCTCGGGAACACCGTGGTCGTCTGGATTATTCTGGCGCACAAACGCATGAGGACCGTCACCAACTACTTCCTG GTGAACCTGGCGCTCGCCGAGGCGGCCATGTCAGCCTTCAACACCGTCATCAACTTCACCTACGCCGTTCACAACGAGTGGTACTTCGGTTCGGATTACTGCCGCTTCCACAACTTCTTCCCCATCGCAGCCATATTCGCCAGCATTTACTCCATGACAGCCATCGCGCTGGAcag GTACATGGCGATCATCCGCCCGCTGCAGCAGAGGCTGACCTCCACCCAGACCTGCGTTGTGATCTCTGTGATCTGGATCCTTGCCCTGCTCCTAGCCTACCCTCAGTACTACTTCTCCTCCACGGCGCTGCTGCCGGGACGCACCGTCTGCTACATAGACTGGCCCGAGGACACCGctgtggacttcaggaagat atactatgtgtgtgtgacactgctGATCTACTTCCTGCCCCTTTGCATTATGGGATGTGCGTACACGATCGTGGGTGTCACCCTCTGGGCGAGTGAGATCCCCGGAGACTCCACTGAACACTACAAAAAACAGATGACTGCCAAACGCaag GTGGTGAAGATGATGATCGTGGTTGTGTGCACGTTCGCCGGCTGCTGGCTGCCGTATCACATCTACTTCTTACTGCACCAGTTCTTCCCCGATTTATTCGAGCAGCGCTACATCCAGCAGGTGTACCTGGCCGTCATGTGGCTGGCCATGAGCTCCACCATGTACAACCCCATCATCTACTACTGCCTCAACAGCAGGTAG